The Maniola jurtina chromosome 1, ilManJurt1.1, whole genome shotgun sequence genome has a window encoding:
- the LOC123866429 gene encoding SUN domain-containing ossification factor isoform X1, producing the protein MKGGLCIIYTSLLTISVLSSCALFILVLSEALQADEVNANVDLSGLHNVSKKSPNAGEELPKSDSSPEISDLPKEKTEETDHQMMFPETLSVNSVTTDGLPDTGQPPILISLAENAKLDLRTPEELLYANESEKHNETTSFAIADEASDEDEEKEKVTEKPSTEPRLVVKAKPFQESQPEDVPQTTTAPQDAEIVEESQPEEKLEENIPIKPETPQEDIPSFSEWAQKQLAEAEKKDIVLNHSSQPSHSNTNFSSKNTKLRSKNYASPACGAKVVAVNPEAGSASSILSPNRDEYMLNTCNSRIWFVVELCEAVQAQKIEIANFELFSSTPKDIAVGFSDRFPVREWASVGQFTAQDIRDVQSFDLYPHIFGKFIRVELLSHHGSEHYCPISLFKVYGTSEFEVLEKESSQHSAHIDEDEEDEIIDVPDVPAAEAEPTKNLFGSARDAVMSIMKKAAQALVKSEVPNNVSSEHNDTSTDNMYKKCCSPSHIIVCDNCSETLYNDVYELLSCSADRLTSLVRQVFLRDTLKCTSVCQNYGLDFKSTKTIEFGEERAAYVNSFFPPKYIAALCNILAIKEKKVVLNTSFETEMNVTSNITVDDFPQKLNSETNSEQELKLVPIKDNDTDDKINETAQPDDRTVVPEQKPEHAPIELPKDDKDKKDCKEDSQASAEEQLSLPEPQVDPAPQEKQSEERNEIENQDSPKIEIKNGKDVITDKPKDTLSVGDEISDQVMIESDSFISDLDQMAVDPTPAGAQAALNQNQAQASLQKESVFLRLSNRVKTLERNMSLSGQYLEELSRRYKKQVEEMQKSFEKTLLQMSEERRKSNEREQKYIDQMSLLQDKLSQMTVALEMLMEERDSWFGNLTFFKFFMYQSIIVVITLYYISKKKKLETILVPIPKKTKKKQDKFRRKSVEGVSGHATPSTKKRRPSEEAFQIVTHSDEIEKDPDAGEWQVAKKNRKRKPSMIIHRSTDSEVKENAHDCMRELQENPIILDEAEFLAPVSEPKEFPENKVKELPKTNGSFFNNLKTKTMKTRRLSSPAFLRTFNRQSSRSNPSPVVRTLEPIFNGKLSKKAASESPTGSLWSESTDISQNGHPESESGGKKRKSFKNMLKKVF; encoded by the exons GTTACCTGACACGGGGCAACCTCCGATACTCATCTCGCTAGCAGAAAATGCAAAGTTGGATCTAAGAACTCCAGAAGAGCTATTGTACGCGAACGAATCAGAAAAGCACAACGAAACAACGAGTTTTGCTATCGCCGACGAAGCTAGCGACGAGGATgaggaaaaagaaaaagttaccGAAAAACCAAGTACGGAACCTCGGCTCGTAGTCAAAGCGAAACCTTTCCAAGAGAGCCAACCAGAGGACGTACCTCAAACCACCACAGCTCCGCAAGACGCGGAAATCGTAGAAGAATCTCAACCGGAAGAAAAACTCGAAGAAAACATTCCAATCAAACCAGAAACGCCGCAAGAAGATATACCCTCCTTCTCGGAGTGGGCCCAGAAACAGCTAGCCGAGGCCGAAAAGAAGGACATCGTGCTGAACCATTCAAGTCAACCTAGTCATAGTAATACGAACTTCAGCAgcaaaaacactaaattaagaTCAAAAAATTATGCTTCTCCCGCATGCGGGGCCAAAGTCGTCGCCGTCAACCCTGAGGCGGGCTCAGCCAGCTCTATCCTGTCTCCGAACCGAGACGAGTACATGCTCAACACCTGTAACAGCCGCATTTGGTTCGTGGTAGAGCTTTGCGAAGCTGTGCAAGCACAAAAGATCGAAATAGCAAACTTTGAGCTTTTTTCCTCAACGCCCAAAGACATCGCTGTGGGCTTCAGCGATCGATTTCCTGTCCGGGAATGGGCCAGCGTCGGTCAGTTCACCGCGCAAGACATCAGAGATGTACAAAGTTTCGATTTGTACCCGCATATATTTGGAAAATTTATCAGGGTCGAACTGTTGTCGCATCACGGTTCGGAACACTACTGccctatatctttattcaaagTTTACGGCACTTCAGAATTCGAAGTGCTGGAAAAAGAAAGCTCTCAACACTCCGCTCATATAGATGAAGACGAAGAGGATGAGATAATAGATGTCCCCGATGTACCCGCCGCTGAAGCGGAACCGACAAAGAATCTGTTCGGCTCCGCGCGAGATGCCGTCATGTCTATTATGAAGAAAGCCGCTCAAGCATTAGTTAAGTCAGAAGTTCCTAATAACGTTTCCAGTGAACACAACGATACATCAACAGACAATATGTACAAAAAGTGTTGCTCACCCAGCCATATAATAGTGTGTGATAATTGTAGTGAAACGCTTTACAATGATGTGTATGAGCTACTCAGTTGTAGCGCGGACAGATTGACCAGTTTAGTGCGTCAAGTTTTTCTAAGAGACACTTTAAAGTGCACGAGTGTATGTCAAAACTATGGTTTAGATTTTAAAAGTACAAAGACTATAGAGTTCGGTGAGGAACGCGCGGCGTATGTAAACTCTTTCTTCCCGCCTAAATATATAGCAGCATTGTGCAACATTCTCGCGATTAAAGAGAAAAAAGTAGTATTAAACACTAGCTTCGAAACAGAAATGAACGTTACCTCTAACATAACCGTAGATGATTTCCCTCAGAAGCTTAATAGCGAAACTAACTCCGAACAAGAACTGAAGCTAGTGCCGATTAAAGACAATGATACGgatgataaaattaatgaaacgGCTCAACCTGATGATAGAACTGTTGTACCTGAACAAAAACCTGAGCATGCTCCCATAGAGTTACCGAAAGATGACAAAGATAAAAAAGATTGCAAGGAAGATTCCCAAGCAAGTGCTGAAGAACAATTATCTTTGCCGGAACCACAAGTGGATCCTGCGCCTCAAGAAAAACAATCAGAGGAGAGGAACGAAATTGAAAACCAAGACAGTCCAAagattgaaattaaaaatggaaaagATGTAATCACTGATAAACCAAAAGATACTCTAAGTGTAGGCGATGAAATAAGTGATCAAGTGATGATCGAATCAGATAGTTTTATATCAGACCTAGATCAGATGGCGGTGGATCCAACTCCTGCCGGTGCTCAAGCTGCATTGAATCAAAACCAGGCACAGGCGTCTCTACAGAAGGAATCTGTATTTTTGAGGCTGTCCAATAGAGTGAAG ACGCTAGAAAGAAATATGTCCCTGTCGGGTCAATACCTTGAAGAATTGAGCAGAAGATACAAGAAGCAAGTGGAAGAAATGCAAAAGTCATTCGAAAAAACACTGCTGCAAATGTCGGAAGAAAGGAGAAAAAGTAACGAAAGAGAACAGAAATACATAGACCAGATGTCGTTACTACAGGATAAACTTTCACAAATGACTGTAGCACTAGAAATGCTGATGGAAGAAAGAGACAGCTGGTTCGGGAATTTAACattctttaaatttttcatgTACCAGTCTATAATAGTCGTTATAACGTTGTATTACAtatcgaagaaaaaaaaacttgaaaccATTCTAGTACCTATTCCAAAGAAGACTAAGAAGAAACAGGATAAGTTTAGAAGGAAATCTGTGGAAGGCGTTAGCGGGCATGCCACTCCTTCAACCAAGAAGAGAAGACCGAGTGAGGAAGCGTTCCAAATCGTAACGCATTCAGATGAAATCGAAAAAGATCCAGATGCTGGAGAATGGCAAGTTGCCaaaaagaatagaaaaagaaaaccttcaatgatAATTCACAGGAGTACAGATTCTGAAGTTAAAGAAAATGCTCATGATTGTATGAGAGAGTTGCAAGAGAACCCGATAATCTTAGACGAAGCAGAATTCCTTGCTCCCGTTTCGGAACCAAAAGAATTTCCCGAGAATAAAGTAAAAGAGTTACCAAAAACTAATGGATCTTTCTTCAATAATTTGAAGACAAAGACCATGAAAACTAGACGGTTGTCGTCGCCAGCATTTCTTAGAACTTTTAACCGTCAAAGCAGTAGGAGTAATCCAAGTCCGGTAGTCAGGACTTTGGAGCCGATTTTCAATGGGAAATTAAGTAAGAAAGCTGCCTCAGAATCGCCTACAGGAAGCCTTTGGTCGGAATCTACAGATATATCGCAAAATGGACACCCAGAAAGTGAAAGTGGAGGCAAAAAGaggaaaagttttaaaaatatgttgaaaaaagtattttaa
- the LOC123866429 gene encoding SUN domain-containing ossification factor isoform X2, translating to MSPPRALLAALLLCQLLSYGGHQGLTKIFYTLPDTGQPPILISLAENAKLDLRTPEELLYANESEKHNETTSFAIADEASDEDEEKEKVTEKPSTEPRLVVKAKPFQESQPEDVPQTTTAPQDAEIVEESQPEEKLEENIPIKPETPQEDIPSFSEWAQKQLAEAEKKDIVLNHSSQPSHSNTNFSSKNTKLRSKNYASPACGAKVVAVNPEAGSASSILSPNRDEYMLNTCNSRIWFVVELCEAVQAQKIEIANFELFSSTPKDIAVGFSDRFPVREWASVGQFTAQDIRDVQSFDLYPHIFGKFIRVELLSHHGSEHYCPISLFKVYGTSEFEVLEKESSQHSAHIDEDEEDEIIDVPDVPAAEAEPTKNLFGSARDAVMSIMKKAAQALVKSEVPNNVSSEHNDTSTDNMYKKCCSPSHIIVCDNCSETLYNDVYELLSCSADRLTSLVRQVFLRDTLKCTSVCQNYGLDFKSTKTIEFGEERAAYVNSFFPPKYIAALCNILAIKEKKVVLNTSFETEMNVTSNITVDDFPQKLNSETNSEQELKLVPIKDNDTDDKINETAQPDDRTVVPEQKPEHAPIELPKDDKDKKDCKEDSQASAEEQLSLPEPQVDPAPQEKQSEERNEIENQDSPKIEIKNGKDVITDKPKDTLSVGDEISDQVMIESDSFISDLDQMAVDPTPAGAQAALNQNQAQASLQKESVFLRLSNRVKTLERNMSLSGQYLEELSRRYKKQVEEMQKSFEKTLLQMSEERRKSNEREQKYIDQMSLLQDKLSQMTVALEMLMEERDSWFGNLTFFKFFMYQSIIVVITLYYISKKKKLETILVPIPKKTKKKQDKFRRKSVEGVSGHATPSTKKRRPSEEAFQIVTHSDEIEKDPDAGEWQVAKKNRKRKPSMIIHRSTDSEVKENAHDCMRELQENPIILDEAEFLAPVSEPKEFPENKVKELPKTNGSFFNNLKTKTMKTRRLSSPAFLRTFNRQSSRSNPSPVVRTLEPIFNGKLSKKAASESPTGSLWSESTDISQNGHPESESGGKKRKSFKNMLKKVF from the exons ATGTCGCCGCCGCGGGCGCTGCTGGCGGCGCTGCTGCTCTGCCAACTGCTGTCGTACGGTGGCCACCAAGGACTCACCAAGATATTCTACAC GTTACCTGACACGGGGCAACCTCCGATACTCATCTCGCTAGCAGAAAATGCAAAGTTGGATCTAAGAACTCCAGAAGAGCTATTGTACGCGAACGAATCAGAAAAGCACAACGAAACAACGAGTTTTGCTATCGCCGACGAAGCTAGCGACGAGGATgaggaaaaagaaaaagttaccGAAAAACCAAGTACGGAACCTCGGCTCGTAGTCAAAGCGAAACCTTTCCAAGAGAGCCAACCAGAGGACGTACCTCAAACCACCACAGCTCCGCAAGACGCGGAAATCGTAGAAGAATCTCAACCGGAAGAAAAACTCGAAGAAAACATTCCAATCAAACCAGAAACGCCGCAAGAAGATATACCCTCCTTCTCGGAGTGGGCCCAGAAACAGCTAGCCGAGGCCGAAAAGAAGGACATCGTGCTGAACCATTCAAGTCAACCTAGTCATAGTAATACGAACTTCAGCAgcaaaaacactaaattaagaTCAAAAAATTATGCTTCTCCCGCATGCGGGGCCAAAGTCGTCGCCGTCAACCCTGAGGCGGGCTCAGCCAGCTCTATCCTGTCTCCGAACCGAGACGAGTACATGCTCAACACCTGTAACAGCCGCATTTGGTTCGTGGTAGAGCTTTGCGAAGCTGTGCAAGCACAAAAGATCGAAATAGCAAACTTTGAGCTTTTTTCCTCAACGCCCAAAGACATCGCTGTGGGCTTCAGCGATCGATTTCCTGTCCGGGAATGGGCCAGCGTCGGTCAGTTCACCGCGCAAGACATCAGAGATGTACAAAGTTTCGATTTGTACCCGCATATATTTGGAAAATTTATCAGGGTCGAACTGTTGTCGCATCACGGTTCGGAACACTACTGccctatatctttattcaaagTTTACGGCACTTCAGAATTCGAAGTGCTGGAAAAAGAAAGCTCTCAACACTCCGCTCATATAGATGAAGACGAAGAGGATGAGATAATAGATGTCCCCGATGTACCCGCCGCTGAAGCGGAACCGACAAAGAATCTGTTCGGCTCCGCGCGAGATGCCGTCATGTCTATTATGAAGAAAGCCGCTCAAGCATTAGTTAAGTCAGAAGTTCCTAATAACGTTTCCAGTGAACACAACGATACATCAACAGACAATATGTACAAAAAGTGTTGCTCACCCAGCCATATAATAGTGTGTGATAATTGTAGTGAAACGCTTTACAATGATGTGTATGAGCTACTCAGTTGTAGCGCGGACAGATTGACCAGTTTAGTGCGTCAAGTTTTTCTAAGAGACACTTTAAAGTGCACGAGTGTATGTCAAAACTATGGTTTAGATTTTAAAAGTACAAAGACTATAGAGTTCGGTGAGGAACGCGCGGCGTATGTAAACTCTTTCTTCCCGCCTAAATATATAGCAGCATTGTGCAACATTCTCGCGATTAAAGAGAAAAAAGTAGTATTAAACACTAGCTTCGAAACAGAAATGAACGTTACCTCTAACATAACCGTAGATGATTTCCCTCAGAAGCTTAATAGCGAAACTAACTCCGAACAAGAACTGAAGCTAGTGCCGATTAAAGACAATGATACGgatgataaaattaatgaaacgGCTCAACCTGATGATAGAACTGTTGTACCTGAACAAAAACCTGAGCATGCTCCCATAGAGTTACCGAAAGATGACAAAGATAAAAAAGATTGCAAGGAAGATTCCCAAGCAAGTGCTGAAGAACAATTATCTTTGCCGGAACCACAAGTGGATCCTGCGCCTCAAGAAAAACAATCAGAGGAGAGGAACGAAATTGAAAACCAAGACAGTCCAAagattgaaattaaaaatggaaaagATGTAATCACTGATAAACCAAAAGATACTCTAAGTGTAGGCGATGAAATAAGTGATCAAGTGATGATCGAATCAGATAGTTTTATATCAGACCTAGATCAGATGGCGGTGGATCCAACTCCTGCCGGTGCTCAAGCTGCATTGAATCAAAACCAGGCACAGGCGTCTCTACAGAAGGAATCTGTATTTTTGAGGCTGTCCAATAGAGTGAAG ACGCTAGAAAGAAATATGTCCCTGTCGGGTCAATACCTTGAAGAATTGAGCAGAAGATACAAGAAGCAAGTGGAAGAAATGCAAAAGTCATTCGAAAAAACACTGCTGCAAATGTCGGAAGAAAGGAGAAAAAGTAACGAAAGAGAACAGAAATACATAGACCAGATGTCGTTACTACAGGATAAACTTTCACAAATGACTGTAGCACTAGAAATGCTGATGGAAGAAAGAGACAGCTGGTTCGGGAATTTAACattctttaaatttttcatgTACCAGTCTATAATAGTCGTTATAACGTTGTATTACAtatcgaagaaaaaaaaacttgaaaccATTCTAGTACCTATTCCAAAGAAGACTAAGAAGAAACAGGATAAGTTTAGAAGGAAATCTGTGGAAGGCGTTAGCGGGCATGCCACTCCTTCAACCAAGAAGAGAAGACCGAGTGAGGAAGCGTTCCAAATCGTAACGCATTCAGATGAAATCGAAAAAGATCCAGATGCTGGAGAATGGCAAGTTGCCaaaaagaatagaaaaagaaaaccttcaatgatAATTCACAGGAGTACAGATTCTGAAGTTAAAGAAAATGCTCATGATTGTATGAGAGAGTTGCAAGAGAACCCGATAATCTTAGACGAAGCAGAATTCCTTGCTCCCGTTTCGGAACCAAAAGAATTTCCCGAGAATAAAGTAAAAGAGTTACCAAAAACTAATGGATCTTTCTTCAATAATTTGAAGACAAAGACCATGAAAACTAGACGGTTGTCGTCGCCAGCATTTCTTAGAACTTTTAACCGTCAAAGCAGTAGGAGTAATCCAAGTCCGGTAGTCAGGACTTTGGAGCCGATTTTCAATGGGAAATTAAGTAAGAAAGCTGCCTCAGAATCGCCTACAGGAAGCCTTTGGTCGGAATCTACAGATATATCGCAAAATGGACACCCAGAAAGTGAAAGTGGAGGCAAAAAGaggaaaagttttaaaaatatgttgaaaaaagtattttaa